One stretch of Thermodesulfobacteriota bacterium DNA includes these proteins:
- a CDS encoding SDR family NAD(P)-dependent oxidoreductase, with amino-acid sequence MGFLEGRKAIVTGGAMGIGLATARRLLAQGCDVTIWDMNRDALEKASDELKTLKQGAVYAHLCDVTDREKVMALASTAEREMGRVDILINNAGIEKHGRFCDVSLDEWERETAVNFRSILYTTHAILPGMYRRNEGHIVNISSAAGLIGVADVAVYAATKWAVLGLTESLRAEAVMDGKNIAFTSVHPHFIREGLFSGGRLNLLGELLVPRIRSHDVVARAIVDKALRRRRNVVKIPVTLHLGLLFRALLPDRWLQVVLVRLIGTGRCMEKLVGYGNEKHL; translated from the coding sequence ATGGGCTTTCTTGAAGGCAGAAAGGCGATCGTGACCGGCGGTGCCATGGGCATCGGGTTGGCGACGGCCAGACGACTGCTGGCGCAAGGGTGTGATGTCACCATCTGGGACATGAACCGGGATGCCCTGGAGAAGGCGTCGGATGAATTGAAAACCCTTAAACAAGGCGCTGTTTACGCCCACCTCTGCGACGTGACCGACCGGGAAAAGGTGATGGCCCTGGCGTCAACGGCCGAAAGGGAAATGGGCCGCGTCGATATTCTGATCAATAACGCCGGCATTGAAAAGCACGGCCGGTTCTGTGACGTGTCCCTGGACGAATGGGAACGGGAGACGGCCGTCAATTTCCGTTCCATCCTGTACACGACTCACGCGATTCTGCCCGGGATGTACCGGAGAAATGAAGGTCACATCGTCAACATTTCCTCGGCGGCCGGCCTGATCGGGGTGGCGGACGTGGCGGTTTATGCCGCCACCAAATGGGCGGTGTTGGGGCTGACCGAGTCCCTGAGGGCGGAAGCCGTCATGGACGGTAAAAACATTGCCTTTACGTCGGTTCATCCCCATTTTATCAGGGAAGGGCTGTTTTCCGGCGGGCGGCTTAATCTTCTGGGTGAATTGCTGGTGCCGCGCATCCGATCCCATGATGTCGTGGCCCGGGCCATCGTCGACAAGGCCCTCCGGCGGAGGCGGAACGTCGTCAAGATTCCGGTGACATTGCACCTGGGGTTGCTGTTCCGGGCGCTTCTGCCGGATCGATGGCTGCAGGTAGTGCTGGTCCGCCTGATCGGGACCGGCCGGTGCATGGAAAAACTGGTGGGATACGGAAACGAAAAACATTTGTAA
- a CDS encoding OmpH family outer membrane protein gives MMMKVKNENGISGGCLSMIFFCLVMMAVADVTVSRAEDTKIGIIDTARIVLQSQYAQKVKADFTAEMEEQRNVLDKKREEAEKQRQKVLSLKEAGKDSAATKKQEKELEKMVRELKWLKEDFDKDLVEMDNALLEKMKERVRKVLDQFIATTDYCIIMEKQRVAVYCKTVDVTDEIIKRLDNYRE, from the coding sequence ATGATGATGAAAGTTAAAAACGAAAATGGTATTTCCGGGGGCTGCCTGTCGATGATTTTTTTCTGCCTGGTGATGATGGCGGTTGCCGATGTAACCGTCAGCCGGGCGGAAGATACCAAGATAGGCATCATTGATACGGCCAGGATCGTTCTTCAATCTCAATACGCCCAGAAGGTCAAGGCGGATTTTACTGCGGAAATGGAAGAACAGCGGAATGTGCTCGACAAGAAAAGAGAAGAGGCCGAGAAACAGCGGCAGAAAGTGTTGAGCCTGAAAGAGGCGGGGAAAGATTCAGCGGCGACCAAAAAACAGGAAAAAGAACTGGAAAAGATGGTCCGGGAATTGAAATGGTTGAAGGAGGATTTTGACAAGGATCTGGTGGAGATGGATAACGCGCTTCTGGAAAAAATGAAGGAAAGGGTTCGCAAGGTTCTGGATCAGTTTATCGCCACCACGGATTATTGCATCATCATGGAAAAGCAGCGGGTGGCCGTTTATTGCAAAACCGTTGACGTCACCGATGAGATTATCAAACGGCTGGATAACTACCGGGAATAA
- a CDS encoding acyl-CoA dehydratase activase, which yields MYYLGIDIGSLSSDAVLIDRDETVLATSVVPTGARNQEAIERATNEVLQKSGLTKDRLAAIVSTGYGRNRVTDRLCAVTEITCHAKGILAFYPQTRVLIDIGGQDSKVILLDADGKVTDFAMNDKCAAGTGRFLEAMARALQVDIDEMGELDKGAQAGLTISSMCTVFAESEVVSLIANGTPVKEIVNGLNRSIASRTVSLVKRVASDLNGYAVAMSGGVARNNGVVRAISEALGGVSVLVPELPDTVGAMGAALIAKERSGG from the coding sequence ATGTATTACCTGGGAATTGATATCGGCAGTCTGTCCAGCGACGCGGTGCTGATCGACCGGGATGAAACCGTTCTGGCCACGTCGGTGGTCCCCACCGGCGCCCGCAACCAGGAGGCCATCGAGCGGGCGACCAATGAAGTGCTGCAAAAATCCGGGCTGACCAAAGACAGGCTGGCCGCCATCGTGTCCACCGGCTACGGCCGGAACCGCGTGACGGACCGCCTTTGCGCCGTTACGGAAATCACCTGCCATGCCAAGGGAATCCTGGCCTTTTACCCGCAAACCCGCGTACTGATCGACATCGGCGGTCAGGACAGCAAGGTCATCCTTCTGGATGCCGACGGCAAGGTGACGGACTTTGCCATGAACGACAAGTGCGCCGCCGGCACCGGGCGGTTTCTCGAAGCCATGGCCAGGGCGCTCCAGGTCGATATTGACGAAATGGGGGAACTCGATAAAGGCGCCCAGGCGGGATTGACCATCAGCAGCATGTGCACGGTATTCGCCGAGAGCGAAGTCGTGTCGCTGATCGCCAACGGCACGCCGGTCAAAGAGATTGTTAACGGGCTGAACCGCTCCATTGCCAGCCGGACAGTGTCCCTGGTCAAACGGGTTGCCTCCGATTTAAACGGATATGCCGTGGCCATGTCCGGCGGCGTGGCGCGTAACAACGGCGTGGTCAGGGCCATCAGCGAAGCCCTGGGCGGCGTCAGCGTGCTGGTGCCGGAACTGCCGGATACCGTCGGCGCCATGGGCGCGGCTCTGATCGCCAAAGAGCGGTCCGGCGGGTAA
- a CDS encoding 2-hydroxyacyl-CoA dehydratase family protein — protein sequence MMMEYFEQLEDGLRKAIASGQASPRKIYSLEVARLGKRLYSGTNRVAWCGITAPFDLLGAMGITSCFVEFIGAMLASTGAAGEFIEATEHIGYSSDSCSYHRAVTGAAIKGLMPEPEFLIGTTNPCSGGLAVIENLAAHFKKKLFVLHVPQDESGKNVRYFADQLRDMTAFITDVTGITPDPEKLKMAMTNTNRTRSILAEIYDLARGLPSPVTSKELSNFGIVMALFLGTEEAVNVAEAYRDEFKHRLAAGATGRPKEKFRLLWIQNRIQFKNPIEKLLEDEFGARIVIDELNDITWDPIDLDDIYGGLARRSISIPFNGTIEKRVSHLRKLAKAYQVDGAVNPCNWGCRQGTGARGLIEDGLKEIGVPVLNLEVDCVDSRKFTEGQFRTRLEAFVEMMESRK from the coding sequence ATGATGATGGAATATTTTGAACAACTGGAAGACGGCCTCCGGAAGGCCATTGCCAGCGGTCAGGCCAGCCCGCGAAAAATATATTCGCTGGAGGTTGCCCGCCTGGGGAAACGACTCTATTCCGGGACGAACAGGGTGGCCTGGTGCGGGATCACCGCGCCGTTCGACCTGCTGGGCGCCATGGGTATCACCTCCTGCTTCGTGGAGTTCATCGGCGCCATGCTGGCCAGCACTGGCGCCGCCGGCGAGTTCATAGAGGCAACGGAACATATCGGTTATTCTTCCGATTCCTGCAGCTACCACCGGGCGGTCACGGGCGCCGCCATAAAAGGATTGATGCCCGAACCGGAGTTTTTGATCGGGACCACCAACCCGTGTTCCGGCGGTTTGGCGGTGATTGAAAACCTGGCCGCCCATTTCAAAAAAAAGCTGTTTGTCCTTCACGTGCCCCAGGACGAGTCCGGGAAAAACGTGCGCTATTTTGCCGATCAGCTCCGTGACATGACGGCCTTTATAACGGATGTGACCGGGATTACCCCGGACCCGGAAAAGCTGAAAATGGCCATGACGAACACCAACCGGACCCGGAGCATCCTGGCCGAGATATATGACCTGGCCAGGGGCCTCCCCTCGCCGGTGACCAGCAAGGAGTTGAGCAATTTCGGCATCGTCATGGCGCTTTTCCTGGGAACCGAAGAAGCGGTAAACGTAGCGGAAGCCTACCGGGACGAATTTAAACATCGCCTCGCGGCAGGGGCAACCGGCAGGCCTAAAGAAAAGTTCCGGCTGCTCTGGATCCAGAACCGGATTCAGTTTAAAAACCCGATTGAAAAATTGTTAGAAGATGAGTTCGGCGCCCGGATCGTCATCGATGAACTCAACGACATCACCTGGGACCCGATCGACCTGGACGATATTTATGGGGGGCTTGCCCGGCGCTCCATATCCATTCCCTTTAACGGGACCATTGAAAAACGGGTAAGCCATCTGCGGAAGCTGGCGAAAGCATATCAGGTGGACGGCGCCGTCAACCCCTGCAACTGGGGGTGCCGCCAGGGCACCGGCGCCCGCGGCCTGATCGAAGACGGGTTGAAGGAAATCGGCGTACCGGTGCTCAATCTGGAAGTGGATTGCGTCGATTCGCGCAAATTTACCGAAGGTCAGTTCCGGACCCGCCTGGAGGCTTTTGTGGAGATGATGGAAAGTCGGAAATAG
- a CDS encoding 2-hydroxyacyl-CoA dehydratase family protein, with product MKNENAIGFACAYTPLALIHAAGFTPYRVLPVGDNPDQAGRLLHDNLCPHVKRILDRAMSNDLPDLSGMIFMNSCDAMRRLADAWRIARPEIKSALVDLPVTTAENDIHFLTDELKRTADLLTAWGGKPYSPEALITGIRAYNQLADRFRQLRESVRDNTIKQGTGALQKAYLEASCMAPERMLPVLDDLLALKDEHPADDGVPVYLFGNMLPDIDAMDLFAECGARIIVDDLCTGSRMFPPITVTTDAGDDLLHEYARELMNRPACARTMNPARPGKLAADIVADAGRCRAKGVIGHTVKFCDPYLARLPGIRAELKKEGIPFLLLEGDCTVRSMGQQKTRIEAFIEMLR from the coding sequence ATGAAAAACGAAAACGCCATCGGGTTTGCCTGCGCCTACACGCCGCTGGCCCTGATCCATGCCGCCGGGTTTACGCCGTATCGTGTTCTGCCGGTCGGCGACAATCCGGACCAGGCCGGCCGCCTCCTGCACGACAACCTCTGCCCTCATGTCAAGCGCATCCTGGACCGGGCCATGAGCAACGACCTGCCGGACCTGTCCGGAATGATCTTCATGAACAGTTGCGATGCCATGCGTCGCCTGGCGGATGCCTGGCGGATCGCGCGGCCGGAGATAAAGAGCGCGCTGGTCGATCTGCCCGTGACCACCGCTGAAAACGACATCCATTTTTTAACGGATGAATTAAAACGAACCGCCGACCTCCTGACGGCATGGGGCGGAAAGCCCTATAGCCCGGAGGCGCTGATCACCGGCATACGGGCCTACAATCAACTGGCCGACCGTTTCCGGCAATTAAGAGAATCCGTCCGGGACAACACCATAAAACAGGGGACCGGAGCACTGCAGAAGGCTTATCTTGAGGCGTCCTGCATGGCACCGGAACGGATGCTGCCGGTACTGGACGATCTTCTGGCGTTAAAAGATGAACACCCGGCCGATGACGGGGTTCCCGTGTACCTGTTCGGCAACATGCTGCCGGACATCGATGCCATGGACCTTTTCGCGGAATGCGGCGCCAGGATTATCGTCGACGACCTGTGCACCGGTTCCCGCATGTTCCCGCCCATAACCGTGACGACGGACGCTGGCGATGACCTGCTGCACGAATACGCCCGGGAACTTATGAACCGCCCGGCCTGCGCCCGCACCATGAATCCCGCCCGGCCCGGAAAACTGGCCGCCGACATCGTGGCCGATGCCGGGCGCTGCCGGGCCAAAGGCGTAATCGGGCACACCGTAAAATTCTGCGACCCGTATCTTGCCCGCCTGCCGGGGATCAGGGCCGAACTGAAAAAAGAGGGCATCCCCTTCCTCCTGCTGGAAGGCGACTGCACGGTGCGTTCCATGGGCCAGCAGAAAACCAGAATTGAAGCCTTTATCGAAATGCTGAGGTGA
- a CDS encoding MarR family transcriptional regulator, giving the protein MNYFPPEECPFYLITRSSLTLTSLLKKVLTDCGLDDVKPAYLGALMCLWKDENLDDMLSKFGSRDGMKLSELGLCAGLEPSTMTGLIDRMERDGLVYRSSDPNDRRAQQVKLTERGVKIQSAVFEAIERMFTQAFDGIASGDMSVVKKVLRTILANANKGGA; this is encoded by the coding sequence ATGAATTATTTTCCCCCTGAAGAATGCCCCTTTTACCTGATCACGCGATCATCACTCACATTAACCTCGCTGTTAAAAAAGGTCCTGACCGACTGCGGACTGGATGATGTCAAACCCGCCTACCTGGGGGCGCTGATGTGTCTCTGGAAAGATGAGAACCTGGATGACATGTTGAGCAAATTCGGCAGCAGGGACGGCATGAAACTTTCCGAACTGGGGCTTTGCGCCGGGCTGGAGCCCTCCACCATGACCGGCCTGATCGACCGCATGGAGCGGGACGGCCTGGTGTATCGTTCCAGTGATCCTAACGACCGCCGGGCCCAGCAGGTCAAGTTGACGGAACGAGGCGTAAAAATTCAATCCGCTGTCTTCGAGGCCATAGAACGGATGTTCACCCAGGCTTTTGACGGCATCGCATCCGGGGACATGTCGGTCGTTAAAAAAGTGCTGCGAACCATATTAGCCAACGCCAACAAAGGGGGTGCCTGA